TCGTTGTTGGGTTTCTTTGCTGTTAAAAGGCGCAGAAATAAGGGTGAAAACGCCTCGACCACTGTTATGGACGCATCGCCTATTGAGAGCGAAGAAGACAAAATCCTAAAAGTTCTAAAATCGTCAGGTGGTAGTATGCGTCAATCAGAAATTACGGAGCGGTGCAGGTTTTCTAAGGCTAAAACAAGCCAACTTTTGTCTGCCCTAGAAAATAGCGGTGTTATAACAAGGTATAAGAAGGGTAGAGATAAAATAGTCACTCTGAAAGAGCGGGTGAAAGGTGAATCATCATGAAAAGCCCCGTTAACTTGAGAAGCAAACAAATTGTAGCAATTTTAGTATGTGTTTTACTTTCGTTTGGTCTCTTCTGTACGGTTTTGGCGCAGGACACCACCGTGAAGGCGGAGGCTTCCTCAAGCCAGCCCCGTTTGGGAGAAACATTAACGGTCAACATAAAAATTGTCAATGTGGAGAACCTGTTCGGTGTGGACGTTACGCTTAGCTGGAACACATTCGTGCTCAAAGTTATCAGCGCAGAAGCATATTTGGGGGTAGAATCGTATCCAGAAGGAGTGCTCCATGAAGTAGCAGGTTACCCCATAGAAGTTTTAGATAACAACGCTTCACAATCGTTAGGTCAGTATCACCTGATGGCTACATCAACTGGCTCAGCACCCGCCTTCAGTGGAAGCGGAACCATCGCAACAGTAACATTCAACGTTACCGACATTGGAGATAGCGGCTTATCCTTGGAAACAGAGCTCTCAGACAAACCAGCCTCAGATGGACACTCAAACCTAATTAATCACACTGCCACTGTGGACTCAGTAACGGCGGTGGTTCCCGAATTTTCAACAATCGCGGTCTTGGCGTTAATGGCTCTCGCAACCGTTGCAATCATTGTTTCCACAAAAAAGCTAAAAACCAGACAATCCTGCAATGAAACGATTCAGCTTGTAAAACAGTGAAAATCTGTATAGGGTATCCAAGTGAAAGAGGTAACGGTTCTTCTCTCTTATGCAGACCCATTGACTCGCATTGTTCCGGTGGAGCAGATTGTTGAAAGTTTTGAGGTTAAAACTCAAGTGTTCGAACATCTCAAGGATCAGCATCACCGCTCTAATGGAAAGGTAAAGTTGAATGTTAAGGAGCTTTTGGGGCCGTTGCAGTGTGTTTTTGTGGTGGTCAGGGAGTTTTTGATAAGCGTTTGCACATCTTGCGGTGATAGGGCGGATGCTGTTGTGAATGCTCGTGCTCTTGAGCAGTTGGAAGCTCAGATGCATGGAGAGTACATTTTAGGGTTTTTTCAGGATTCGAGCTTGTTTTTTGCGGAGCGTTTTAGGGTTGTTTGGCTAGATCAGGCGAATGGTGTTTTAGCGGTGATGGCTAAGACCCGCGCTGAACCTTCTTTGGAGCGTTGCCAATCGATTCTTTTCCTTAGGGAGAAGTGGCAACCCAATACGGTTGCTGATTGGCTTAGAATCCACCCAAACTGGTTTCGGCTGGAGATAGTTTGGTTTTTCAGGGTAATGGAAGTGAGAGATTGGAAGAGATGGATTTAAATAAAATAGCTTACAAAATCGCCGCTAAACTTGTCACAGCAAGTTCTCAAGAAATTGAGCGGAAAATAGTAATTGATGTTGAAACCGAAGAAGGGCGTAGGAGCATCTATGCTGTAGTCTCCGATTTTATCAGCCGCTTTAATTCTTGCCCTAATTCGTAAATTTTATAAGGATACACAATCAACCTATTGTTGTGAGCTATAACCTTAGCTCTATAAAAATTGGAGATGAATTTATTGCACAAGCGACTTATAACAAGTCTGCTAATGCTTTCGCTTTTTCTCACATTGCTTTCCATCACCATCTTACCTGCTAAGGCTTCGCCCACGACTCTGTATGATGTCGGTGCAATCAAAGAATACAAACAATGGAGTGCCTATAACCCAGCATACACTGCCAGTAAATCCTCTAGCTCGTAGTCAGACTAATGTCAAACGATAATGGTAATGGAA
This genomic interval from Candidatus Bathyarchaeota archaeon contains the following:
- a CDS encoding cohesin domain-containing protein, with the protein product MKSPVNLRSKQIVAILVCVLLSFGLFCTVLAQDTTVKAEASSSQPRLGETLTVNIKIVNVENLFGVDVTLSWNTFVLKVISAEAYLGVESYPEGVLHEVAGYPIEVLDNNASQSLGQYHLMATSTGSAPAFSGSGTIATVTFNVTDIGDSGLSLETELSDKPASDGHSNLINHTATVDSVTAVVPEFSTIAVLALMALATVAIIVSTKKLKTRQSCNETIQLVKQ